The sequence TGCGGACTAAATGACTGACAAATTCAGTTTTACGATCGCTATCAATGGCATAGACCCGCTGCTCTATCTGGGCTGCGGTCGTATTAGGTTTAGCCACTTCAATCCGTTTGGGGTCACGCAGGAGATTTTTACTAAAACTAAAAATCGAATCATCCAAGGTGGCGGAAAACAGCAGGGTTTGTCTCTGGGCTGGCACTTGTTTTAGCACGGCTTGGATTTCATCCATAAATCCCATATCAAGCATACGGTCGGCTTCATCAAATACCAGTGTGTTCAATTGGTTAAGATTAAGTGCACCTTGACGCAAATGATCAAGCAAGCGGCCAGGGGTTGCAATCAAGACATCAATCCCTGCGTTAAACACCGCTTGCTGCGCTTCAATACTGACTCCGCCATAGGCAATCCCTACACGAATATCTGTTCCTTTCGCATATTTTACAAAGCTTTGCTGAACTTGTAGTGCCAACTCCCTCGTCGGCACTAAAACTAAGGCGCGGATTGCTTTCGCCGCGTGATCGCTTTGGTTATCAGCCATTAACAACTGCAGAATCGGTAAGGCAAAGGCTGCGGTTTTCCCCGTTCCTGTTTGAGCCCCCGCCATGACATCTTGTTTTGTTAAGATCGCGGGAATAGCCTCGACTTGAATAGGCGTTGGCTGCTGATAGCCAAGTTCAGCTAAGGTGTCCACTAATTGGGTATTTAAAGAAAGCGCGCTAAAAGACATGAAACATCACCAAAAGCAATCATGTCGCAATGTTAGCAGACCGGACTGACAGCGACCAGTTTACGATCGCCTCAGTCACATCATGCAGCTCAATCACGGCCTAATTATTACTTAAGTTTGGTAAAAAAGGCCTCAACATCCGCCGGTAATTGTGGGCGACTAAAGAGATAACCCTGTGCTTGATCGCAAAGGTTTTGAGTTAAAAAGTCGGCTTGCTCAGCAGTTTCGACGCCTTCAGCCACGATTTCTAACTTTAAAGCATGGCCAAGTACAATCACCGCTTTAGCAATGGCGGTATTGTTGGTATCGAAGGGAATATCGCGAACGAAGGACTGATCGATTTTAAGCTTATGAATGGGAAGCTTTTTCAAATAATTAAGTGATGAATAACCTGTACCAAAATCATCCACTGAAAGCACGATGCCCAGATCGCCTAACAATTTTAAATCACGTATCGCAACATCTGGATTGTTCATCATCACGCTTTCAGTCACTTCAAGCTCCAGACAAGTGGCAGGTAAGCCAGTTTGCGTTAGGATACGTTTTACATCCTCTACAAAGGAGTTGCGTTGCAACTGCTGCCCTGCGACGTTAACCGCAATCCGACCAAACTGTTTACCCGCGGCCAACCAATGCACGCCTTGCTGACAGGCGGTTTCAAGCACCCACAAACCAATATCGTAAATTAAGCCACTTTTCTCGGCGACGGGAATAAACACACTCGGCGAAATTTGCCCTAAAATCGGATCGTTCCAACGCAATAGCGCCTCAACACCAACAGTTTTACGGGTCACTAGATCCACTTTGGGCTGATACATCAAATACAACGCATTTTGCTCAAGCGCACCATAGAGCGCACTCTGCAATTTTAAATGTTCGATTGACTCTTTGGTTAACGATTCAGTGTAAAAGGCATAGTTATTTCGCCCCTCACTCTTAGCACGATACATGGCAGCATCAGCATTGCGTAACAGCGTATCGGCGTTACTCCCATCACTTGGGTAGAGGGATACTCCCATGGTGGCGGTTAAACGCAAATGATCCCCAGTGCTTACCACAAAGGGCTGCTCAAACACTTGTCGTAATTGGTTAATTGCCGCGGTTGCATCCTCATGATATTGAATGCCCGAGATCAGCGCCACAAACTCATCGCTACCAATCCGTGACAACACGTCTTGCTCTTGCAACTGGCTACGAAGGCGCTTTGCAAGTTCCACCAGCATTTCATCGCCAATGCTATGGCCAAAACTGTCATTAATGTGTTTAAACAAATCGACATCGATAAAGACTGTCGCTAACTGTGAATTAAGCCTTTTCGCATGCATAATTTCTTGCTTAAGCTGTATCATCAACTTCATGCGATTAGGTAAGTGGGTAAGTGGATCAAAATAAGCTAAATGAGCAAGCTGCGCTTCACTCTGTTTTTGAGCGGAGATATCGGCAAATACTGCGACAAAATAGCGGATCTCCCCCACCTCATCATAAATGGCACTGATCGTGATATTTTGCGGAAAAATAGTGCCGTCTTTACGCCGATTCCAAATTTCACCATTCCACTTACCGCCTCCGAGTAAGTTATTCCACATGGTTTCAAAAAAGGCTTTCTCGTGGCGGCCAGAATTAAATAAGCGTGGATTTTGCCCAAGTAACTCTTCCCGCGAGTACCCCGTGATCTCATAAAAGGCACCATTAACATCGGTAATATTACCGTGCCTATCTGTCACCACGACACCTTCGAAGGAGTGTTTAAAAACATTGGTGGCGAGGGTAAGTTGTTCTTCCACTTCTTTATGTTTAGAGATATTACGGGTCATGCCTATCACCCCCGCCAATTCTCCATCGGGCGTTAAGGCGGGGAGTTTGAGGGTTTCAAGCCATAGGTGGTTGTTTTTATTTTCACCATCCAAACATTCAGCAACAATAATCGGCGCCCCAGCCTCAATGGCGAGCCTGTCACCATTGAGAAAAATATCTGCAATCGCTTTGCCAAATAAATCTTCGTCCGTCTTGCCGACAATGTCACTGCGGGGTAAATCCCAAGCTTTTTCAACACTTTGGTTGCAAATGGTATAAACACCCTCGGTATTTTTGACCCAAATATGCTCTTCAAAACTGTCGATAAAGGTTTGTAAGTCAATAATATCAATCGATTGTGCATCACCGCGTAACACGGTCATTTGTTGTCGTTGCGCTCTATGCAACTCGCTCAAATTAAGCTGCAGACTATTTACAGTAAGGGATGCGAGTTGCAGCGCCTTATCATCTAACTGCAAAGCCGCCTTATGATATAAACAAAATACGCCAAAATGCGCGCCAGAACTCCAGATAATGGGCAGATAAATCAAGCTTCCAAGCCCTGCATCACGCCACTGGGGCATCGCTTTTACATCTGGGATCAACGCCTGTTGATATGCAGCAGCATGGCGCACATCCACTGGAAGATTGACCTGGTACTGGCTAAAGGTGCTTGATTCGTTGAAAGGATTATGGGGAGCGGCGCGGGTAGATGAGGTATTAACTTTAGGCGTGGCGTTTTGGTAAAGGTTTAAATGTGCTTTATGATTAAAATGCCGTATTAGTGCTTCAATATCATCTTGTTGGCACAGTTCAGACTGGATTAACTGACGATATTCACCTGCTGCATTCACTTTTAAAATCACCGCATATGACTGAGTGATATCGGCAACCAACTGTAAGTCATTTGCCCAATCTGTTAACTGCTTTTGTGAAATTGCACAATCAATCATAAGCTTACTAACTATAGCCTCTACAATCCCATGTTAACTGAGAGCTAAAAGCGCCCTCCACTAAAACACAGCACTTACAGCAACCATTGATAACTCACCATCAGACGGTAACCAATACTAGGTTCAACAGCCAAAACGAGTAACAATCCTACATCTGGTTCGCAGATATTACCGCAGACACTCAATCATCGTCATTCACTAATACATAAATATTTGACTTATTTGCTGATTACTTTGTTCAGATAATGCGATTTAAACAGCATCGCAACAAACAGAACGCTTACTGGTAAAGGTTAAGCTGACAGTGTTCAAAAAATGGACAAACTACGAACGATTTAGCCAACAGTCATTTGCATTCGATTACAAACTTACTTGTCTTGATTTTGTATGCATCAATCTACCAGAACAAACAAATCCGCATTTCAAGACAGCAGTACGCTCGCGCAAGATTATTTGAACAGAAATTACCGCATTTTCATTGACAATAACATTATCCTATTGTCTACAATGGAAATAATCAGGAAGAAAAACAAGGATCTTTATGCCTACCGTGCCTACAGTCGTACCCGCCATCCCATTAACGAGTCAGCAGATTTATCGAAGGTCCGAACTTCAACAGCTTAGTGCTGAATGCCACTCTACTGCCCAGCTCACGCCACTTGATGATATTGTCGGTCAAGAACGCGCCCAGCAGGCGGTAGAATTTGCCATGGGGATCAAAGAAAAGGGCTATAACATTTACGCTATCGGACAAAATGGTCTCGGTAAACGCACCATGATGTTGCGCTATCTCAATCGCCATGATCCGATTGAACCCGCGTTATTTGACTGGTGCTATGTGGTGAACTTTGACGATACCCGTAGCCCCAAAGTATTAAAACTCACCGCAGGTACGGGGCTAGAATTTAAGAAATCCATCGAAAAACTTATGCTCAAATTGGTGAGGGCATTACCCTTAGCCTTTGATAACGAAATGTATTATGCAAGGGCAGAAAAACTCAAAAGCCAACTGACACAAAAACAAGAAGCCGTACTCACAGAGTTAAGTGAAGAAGCAAAACAAAAAAACATTAGTCTGAGTTTAACCATGCAGGGGGATTATCAAATGATCGCCCTCAACGGTGACGAGCCCCATGATGAAGCCACTTTCAGCGCCCTCACTGAAGCCGAGCGTAATCAATTTGAAAGTAATATCAATGGGCTAGAAGTAAAACTAAGAAGCATTATCCGCCAAAATACCGAATGGGAAGAAGAGTTTAGTGATACCCAGCAGGAACACGATGAACAAGTTGCTAAGGATGTGTTGGTACACTTTTTTAAACCTTTGAAGGATAAATACAAACACCAACCTGATGTCAGAGCATTTTTAACCGGCATGCAGGCAGATATCCTAAGTAATTTAGATATTTTCCTTGAAGAAAGTGAAGAACAACTCGCCCTTGCCTACGCCTCACTTGAAAAGAAAATGCCCCGCCGTTATCAGGTCAATGTACTTGTGAGCCAAGGCGAGCAGAAATACCCCATCGTCGTAGAAGAAAGCCCTAGCTACCACAGCCTGTTTGGTTATGTTGAAAACGCCACCTTTAGAGGCACAGTGTTTACCGACTTCTCATTGATCCGCCCTGGTAGCTTACACAAGGCAAACGGCGGCGTACTGTTAATGGACGCCATAAAAGTGCTTGAACGCCCCTATGTTTGGGATGGTTTAAAGCGAGCATTACGCTCTCGCAAGTTGGATCTGAGTTCATTAGAGCGGGAAGTCTCACTGTCGGGCACCATTTCATTAGCACCGGAACCGATCCCGCTGGATGTAAAAATCATCCTATTTGGTGACCATGAAACCTATCAACTATTACAGCATTATGATGCTGATTTCATTGAACTATTTAGGGTAACTGCCGACTTTGAAGATGTCATGGACAGAAGTGACGCCTCCGAAGCCCACTACGCCCGATTTATTTCCAGTATCGTCCACGATAACAACATGTTGCACTGCGACCGCAGCGCCATTGCACGCATCATTGAATACAGCTCACGTGAGGCGCAGGATCAACAAAAGCTCTCGCTCCACTCCGCCAATATTGCCAACCTATTACGGGAATCAAACTTTTGCGCTAAAGCCGTATCAAGTAAGCGAATTGAAAAACAACATGTTGAACAAGCGCTAAAAAATCAACAGAAGCGCGTCTCCCGTCTACACGACAATATTATGGAAAGCTTTGTTAATGGCACGACGCTAATCAATACTCACGATAAAGTCGTTGGTCAAATCAATGCATTATCTGTTGTTTCCACTTCAGAACATCAATTTGGTCTGCCTAATCGTATCACTGCCACGACTGCTTATGGCAAGGGGGAAGTCCTGGATATCGAACACAGGGTCAAACTTGGTGGGCGTATTCATTCTAAGGGCGTACTGATCCTCACCGCCTATTTAGCCTCGGTGTTAGGTAAAACCGCGCAAATTCCCCTCACCACTTACCTCACCTTCGAGCAATCCTACAGCGGTGTCGATGGTGATAGTGCTTCAATGGCCGAATGCTGTGCCATTATCTCGGCCATCAGTGAGTTGCCCTTAAGACAAGATATTGCCATTACTGGCTCAATGAATCAGTTTGGTGAGGCTCAACCTATCGGCGGCGTTAATGAGAAAATTGAAGGCTTTTTCGATGTGTGTCAAATCAAGGGCAGAACCTCGAGTCAAGGGGTGATTATTCCCGAGTCGAATATCGCTAACTTAATGTTACGCCAAGATATTGTTGAAGCAGTTGAACGTGGTGAATTCCATATTTGGGCGATTAACCATGTCACTCAAGCGATGACCTTGCTATTAGGTAAAACCGCAGCAACAGTACAAACCAATGAGAGTAAACACATAGATCAATATGCACCGGAGTGCATTTTTGGCATTGCCCAGCAAAAACTTAATGCCTTAAGAGCACTCAGTAAAACCAATTCATAGTCTCGATTAAACAACAAATACACAAACCAAAAGGGTTAGCTTAGCTAACCCTTTTATCAGCGTTACGATATAAGCCTTAAATTAAACTTGCTAACATCTCGTCGCTATAAGCCACCAGCTCCTCGCTGTTACGCACTTTAGCCACATAATCAGGGTTAGCAATAAAGGGGCGACCAATTGCAATTAAGTCAAATTTATCCTCTGCAATTGCCTTGCTTGCAGTCTCTGCACTATAGCTGCCTACACCGACTAGCGTTTTGCCATAGTGAGCACGCACATAACTTGATGCTGTGCCGCCTAAGTAATCAAATTCGATGCTGTCATCGAAAATACCGATATGCACAAAGGCCAGATCGCGCTTTTCTAACTCAGGAAGTAAGTAATCAAAAACAACACGGTCACGACTATCACTTGCCATATTGAAATAGGCCCCGGGGGAAATACGAAGGCCTGTTCTGTCGTGACCAATACGCGCAATAATCGCATCGACAACTTCTAAGGCAAACCGCGACATATTTACAGGTGTGCCGCCATATTCATCGGTTCGACGGTTACTGTCGTGATGTAAGAATTGATCAATCAAATAGCCATTGGCACCATGGATCTCAACACCATCGAACCCCGCTTCAATCGCATTCTCAGCCGCCTTGGCATAATCACGCACCAGCCCCTGAATATCTTCAACTGTTACGGCTTTTGGCGTCACATAGGTGAGTTCACGCATTCTTGGCACACTGCCTTCAATTTTCTGAGCAGAAGGAGCCAGCACATCACCACCACCGAAGAAATGCGGATGAGCAACACGGCCCGTATGCCATAATTGCACAAAAATCTTACCGCCATTGGCATGCACTGCATCGGTCACTTTACGCCAGCCTGCAATTTGCGCTTGAGTAAAAATACCAGGAGTATTTGGGTAGCCTTGGGCATCAGGGCGAATAATGGTGGCCTCGGAGATAATCAACCCCGCCTCAGCACGGCGTGCATAGTAAGCCACCATATCATCGGTAGGAACCAAATTTGCATCGGCCATACAGCGCGTTAATGGCGCCATTAAGATACGGTTTTTTAAGGTAATGGTGTCATTAAGCTTGTAGGTGTCGAATAAATTTTCTACTGAGTTAACTGTATTTTCTATCGTCATTGGTTTAACCCCATTCTTGAATGTACGTTCAAGATATTACTATTTGAATGATCATTCAAGAACATTTTTGAATGTTTGTTCAATATTAGGTAGAATCTCCGGCAAGTATAGGTTAGAGGTAAGAATGCAATGCGAAATGCAGAGTTTGATAGGGCACAAGTGCTCAGAGGGGCAATGGCCGCCTTTATGCGAAAAGGATATACCAAAACCAGCATGCAGGACCTTACCCAAGCCACCGGACTGCACCCTGGGTCCATTTACTGCGCCTTTAGTAATAAACGTGGGTTGCTCATTGCCGCAATCGAGCAATATCAACAGGATAGAAACGAGCAGTTTAAGCTTATCTTCTCCAACACTCGACCAGTGCTTAATAATTTAAAAAACTACTTAGACAATGTAGTCGTCGAATGTATCAGTTGCGATAGCCAGCAAGCCTGTTTACTCACCAAGGCATTAAATGAAATCGCAGAACAAGATGATGAGATTCAACATATTATCAGCCAGAATTTACAGCTATGGCAGAACGCACTCACCGCACAATTTGAACTGGCAACATCTCAGGGGATATTGCAGGGAGAGCTCAATAGCGAGCAAAGAGCACAATACCTAATGATGGGCATTTATGGCTTACGAACCTTCGCTCACACTCATCCGCAGGCAGAGATATTGCAACAATTAGCCAACAAACTGTTTGATGATGTTTGCAGATAACTGCTTGTTTTATAAATAAAGACTAAAATATTTTCACTCGTTAGGCCGCCATTTCCATCAAATTTAAGCGCTGAATAAACATAAAGCAAAAGGACGATAAATCAGCTTTATCGTCCTTTATGTAGGTATTTTGCATGTACAATTCTTGTTTTAATTAACCGATATTTGCCTGCGCAAAAACCCGCTCACCCAGTGAGTTCAATATCTTGCATTCACCTTCTAGCACGGCAATGATGGATTTTCCTTTTCGAAAACTGGTAGGGATCATTACACGGCCAGACTCACTTACGGGTAAATCTTGTAACACCGCGTTGTGCATAATTAACCCGACTGGTGCATCATAATACAAAACGGTAACTGTCGCTTGTGTTGCTTGCATAACCTTTAACTCACATTAAGCAGAATCTACTGCAATCGATCAAAGTGGCAAGAGTCTCCCTTCATCTCTTATAACAACAAAAGTCAAAGATTTTTTACCATTTAAAATCAATCAACTAAAAATCCAAAGCGACATAAACTTATACAGCTGATAAAAATATCATCGCGCCATGAATGCTTAGCTATTTAAGCACTTCAGCAAATAGATGCCAATCTATTTCTATTTTGTTACTCAAATTCGCGCAACCGATCACATCTCATCAACAACACCTAGTGAGTAGTTATTCATAAAATAGAATAAAAACACTAACTTTTTATATTACTGAAGCGACTTCGCTTTAAACCCGATTCTAAATCCGCCCCAATGTTTGCCATTTACATAAATTGGCACTGATAAATCATGCATAACTTCACCAGTATCTCGTTTATAGGTTTGTAGTAATACGGGATCTGTATGGGTCCCGCAGCGGATACCTGTAGGATCGTTAAATAAGCGTTTTGTGCGATTTTTCGCCATATCAACCTCAACTTTACCCGTTAATGCTTGGCTAAAGCACTTATTATGGGTTGGGAAATAACCTTTTTTATCAACGGCTCCGGCATAAATAATCTCACTATGTTTAGCAAGAATCGGTTCTTGAATGGCGGGAAAATATTGATCGGTGAAGCGGTCAAATGCAGTGGTATATTTTTGTGGCTGGGTATTCGCAATAGGCTGATATTTAGGATTAAAGAGTTCCGCCTCAGTAAAACTAGCGTTAGCTAATCCCTGAGCAAGTTTCTCGCCGCAAGCTTTTGCCGCTTCGTTAGCGAGTAATAGCACTTGTTGATCAAAGGTTTGAGTGTCCCAGTGCGACAGCGCTTTAAATATGCCTTCCGTTGTTAATGTGAGGGTAAACGCCTGCTCAGAAACCACCATGCTTTGTCTACCCGTCACTGTCAATGAGTCTCGGATCTGTGCTACCGAGGTACTAATCTCATTGGTGGTGTGATTATATTGTTTAAGGGAGTCTTCCATATCCCCGAGGGCATGCGCCGAGTGAGTCACAGAGGTTGAGATATCAGTAAAATGGCTATCTAACGCCGCTATCGCCCTAACAACATCAGCAGTTTGTAGAACAACTCGCTCCATTAAGGCCGAACTTTTATCTGTTTCCGCACGAATTTCGAGCAACATTTTACCGATATCCTGAGTTGCACCTGCCGTTTTTCCGGCAAGGCTTCGCACCTCATCTGCCACTACCGCAAAACCACGACCTTGCTCTCCCGCCCTCGCTGCTTCAATGGCCGCATTCAACGCCAGTAAGTTTGTTTGTTCAGCCACCGCATTAATGACTTCGGTGATTTTTTGAATTTGTTCAGCTTTTGACTTTAAGGCCAGCACTTGCTGAGCGGCTGTGTTGATATCCGTATTTAATGATTCGATAGCAGACACGCCCTTTTGTGCTTGAGTTCGGCCTTGCACACTCAAGCGCTCTGCCTCCTGAGTTTGGACTAAAATGCTACTCGCATTATCCCCAAGCAAAGCAGTCGTATTACTCAATTGCGCAGCCGCTACCGCGATAGCACTCGCATGTTCGCCATTAGACTCAATGGATTTTTTCAATAAATCAATAAAATGTGAGACCTCAGCTGAACCAATCGCAATCTTACTGGTTTGGACACTAATATCATGTTCAGCGGAGCTTAACCTATTGAGTTTAAGAATATCTTCCTTTGATGTTTGCGCCTTGTGACTCAAAACATGCTTAACAATCCATAACACCCAAACACAAACTATCCCCTCTAAAACCAAGGCATGTGTTAAACCTGAGAGGGAGATGGCGTTGAGTAAAAGGCTACAAAATACGACTAAGACTGTTCTGGTCTAATCCCATCGGACACTTAATTTTGAGACAGTATGGTCAATAAATTAAGAGGTCTATATGAGTCTGAAAAAATCACATAAGAGTTATCCGCAGGCATTTAAAGATGAAGCCGTCTTGATGGTGCTGGAGCAAGGTTATAGCGTTGCCGATGCGGCAAAGTCTCTTGGAGTTAGCACGAGCCTGCTTTACAACTGGAAGGAAAAACACGAAGCCCTGCAACAAGGCATCACCTTAGAAGAGTCTGAGCGTGATGAGTTGAAGCGATTGCGTAGAGAAAACAAAGAATTACGCATGGAGAAAGAAATTCTAAAAAAGGCAAGCGCCTTCTTTGCGAGAGAAATGAAGTAAGATTTCGTTTCATCAAACTGCAATCTCACCTGTTTCCCATAACACTGTTATGTCGAGTAATGAGTGTCAGTAAGTCAGGCTATTACGATTGGCATAAACGCCCTGCAAACGTGATAAGCGTTGAAACACTGAAGCTTTATCGCCTTGTTCGACAGCTATTTAAGCAAAGTCGAGGCAGCTTAGGGAATCGTGAAATGGTGAAGAAATTGCGCAAGGAAGGCTACCAGGTTGGTCGCTATCTCGTTCGTAAAATTATGCACCGCCTTCGACTCAAAGCAACCCAGCGATGTGCTTACAAGGTGACGACACAGCGAAAACACTCAGATGCAGTGGCTGATAACCTGTTAAACATGAACTTTAATCCAGTATCGGCTAATCAGGTCTGGGCGGGTGACGTGACCTATTTAAAGACGGGTGAAGGCTGGATGTACTTAGCTGTGGTGATGGATTTATATTCACGCCGGATTGTGGGATGGCGCATAGACAAACGCATGACCACAGATTTGATATCCAAGGCATTAATAAAAGCCTACAACCTGCGACAACCAGCGCGAGGGCTGGTATTTCACAGTGACCGAGGCTCGCAATATACCAGTAAACAATTCGGTAGGCTGCTATCGAGCTATGGTATCCGAGCCAGCATGGGTGATGTGGGTGCGTGTTGGGATAATGCCGTTGTTGAGCGATTCTTTGGTAGCTTGAAACACGATTGGATTTTTAAAGTTGCTCAACCAACAAGGGAGTTTATGAAGCAAGATGTGACGGCTTACATCAAATATTACAACTTGGAGCGACTTCATTCTGCTAATAACGATCTGTCACCTGTAGAGTTTGAGAATTCTCAAGTAAAAGTGTCCAGTTTGGGTTGACCAGTACAGACTAAACTCAGTGCGATGATGTTTTATGTTGTAATTCCATATTGTTTTTCACCGAGAAAACGCACAAGCAAAATAAGATACGAATATTCACTTACCATCCATTGCTATTTGAGTCGCTACAGCAAGTAAAATAGACAAATTTGAAAGCGGCGTAAGTGATTGTATCTCTCTGACTAAATTGAACGGTAGTGTTCATAATTCTGTGTCATTTCAGTAAAATATTCAAAAACAGGAATGACACATGACCCAACCTTTTAACTTCGAACAAGCCCTTAAAGATCTGCAGTCAGGTAAAAGCCTCACAGGTAAAGACAGCATTCTTGGCCCACTGATCAAGCAACTCACTGAAGCGGCTCTCCAGGCTGAGCTTGAGCAGCATTTAGCGCATGATCCTCAGCCTAATCGTAAAAATGGCAAAACCCCTAAGACCATTAAGCATCCGTCCGGTAACTTTGAGTTAGACGCGCCTAGAGACCGCAATGGCACCTTTGAGCCTCAGTTGATTAAGAAAAATCAAACTACACTAACCGATGAAATCGAACGTAAAGTGTTATCGATGTTCAGTATAGGTATGAGCTATCGCGATATTAATCAACATGTTGAAGATATGTATGGGCTCAATGTGTCTAACGCAACAGTCAGTGCTATCACTGACAAACTCATCCCCGAACTTAAAGCGTGGCAACAGCGCCCATTAGATAGCCATTATCCTATCGTTTGGCTTGATGCGATACATTATAAAGTCAAAGAGGATGGGCGTTACGTCAGTAAAGCCGTTTACACATTGTTAGCGCTTAATATGAAAGGAAAAAAGGAAATTTTGGGGCTTCACTTGTCCGAAAATGAAGGCGCTAATTACTGGCTATCCGTACTGACCGATCTTAATAATCGTGGTGTAAAAGATATTCTTATCGCCTGTGTTGACGGCTTGACCGGTTTCCCTGAGGCCATAGCCAGTATCTTCCCTCATACGGAAACACAGCTATGCGTTATCCACCAGATCCGCAACTCAATGAAGTATGTCGCCTCAAAAAATCAGAAAGCGTTTATGGCTGATTTAAAGCCTGTGTATCGAGCCGTGAGTAAAGAAGCCGCAGAGATGGCATTGGACGAACTGGAGGCCAAATGGGGTGATGCTTATCCGTTGGTAATCAACTCTTGGCGTCGCAAATGGCATAATTTGTCCCATTATTTTAAGTACCCAGAACATATCAGGAAAGTGATTTACACGACCAATGCGGTTGAGGCTGTACATCGCCAATTTAGAAAGCTCACCAAAACCAAAGGTGCATTTCCTAATGAAAATAGCTTGTTGAAGCTACTTTACGCAGGCATATTAAACGCCTCAGATAAATGGACCATGCCAATCCACAATTGGAGCCTTTGTTTATCTCAGTTAGCGATTTATTTTGAAGGACGTTTAGATAGCGTGCTAGAAATTTAAAAATTAGCCTGACACAGAATTTTGAACGCCCTCAATTGAACTATTCACTCATGCATTATTTTAGAGCGATAGCCAATCTTCA comes from Shewanella oneidensis MR-1 and encodes:
- a CDS encoding IS256-like element ISSod4 family transposase, with the protein product MTQPFNFEQALKDLQSGKSLTGKDSILGPLIKQLTEAALQAELEQHLAHDPQPNRKNGKTPKTIKHPSGNFELDAPRDRNGTFEPQLIKKNQTTLTDEIERKVLSMFSIGMSYRDINQHVEDMYGLNVSNATVSAITDKLIPELKAWQQRPLDSHYPIVWLDAIHYKVKEDGRYVSKAVYTLLALNMKGKKEILGLHLSENEGANYWLSVLTDLNNRGVKDILIACVDGLTGFPEAIASIFPHTETQLCVIHQIRNSMKYVASKNQKAFMADLKPVYRAVSKEAAEMALDELEAKWGDAYPLVINSWRRKWHNLSHYFKYPEHIRKVIYTTNAVEAVHRQFRKLTKTKGAFPNENSLLKLLYAGILNASDKWTMPIHNWSLCLSQLAIYFEGRLDSVLEI
- a CDS encoding IS3-like element ISSod1 family transposase (programmed frameshift) → MSLKKSHKSYPQAFKDEAVLMVLEQGYSVADAAKSLGVSTSLLYNWKEKHEALQQGITLEESERDELKRLRRENKELRMEKEIPKKGKRLLCERNEVRFRFIKLQSHLFPITLLCRVMSVSKSGYYDWHKRPANVISVETLKLYRLVRQLFKQSRGSLGNREMVKKLRKEGYQVGRYLVRKIMHRLRLKATQRCAYKVTTQRKHSDAVADNLLNMNFNPVSANQVWAGDVTYLKTGEGWMYLAVVMDLYSRRIVGWRIDKRMTTDLISKALIKAYNLRQPARGLVFHSDRGSQYTSKQFGRLLSSYGIRASMGDVGACWDNAVVERFFGSLKHDWIFKVAQPTREFMKQDVTAYIKYYNLERLHSANNDLSPVEFENSQVKVSSLG
- a CDS encoding TIGR02922 family protein: MQATQATVTVLYYDAPVGLIMHNAVLQDLPVSESGRVMIPTSFRKGKSIIAVLEGECKILNSLGERVFAQANIG
- a CDS encoding methyl-accepting chemotaxis protein yields the protein MSLSGLTHALVLEGIVCVWVLWIVKHVLSHKAQTSKEDILKLNRLSSAEHDISVQTSKIAIGSAEVSHFIDLLKKSIESNGEHASAIAVAAAQLSNTTALLGDNASSILVQTQEAERLSVQGRTQAQKGVSAIESLNTDINTAAQQVLALKSKAEQIQKITEVINAVAEQTNLLALNAAIEAARAGEQGRGFAVVADEVRSLAGKTAGATQDIGKMLLEIRAETDKSSALMERVVLQTADVVRAIAALDSHFTDISTSVTHSAHALGDMEDSLKQYNHTTNEISTSVAQIRDSLTVTGRQSMVVSEQAFTLTLTTEGIFKALSHWDTQTFDQQVLLLANEAAKACGEKLAQGLANASFTEAELFNPKYQPIANTQPQKYTTAFDRFTDQYFPAIQEPILAKHSEIIYAGAVDKKGYFPTHNKCFSQALTGKVEVDMAKNRTKRLFNDPTGIRCGTHTDPVLLQTYKRDTGEVMHDLSVPIYVNGKHWGGFRIGFKAKSLQ
- a CDS encoding TetR/AcrR family transcriptional regulator, which encodes MRNAEFDRAQVLRGAMAAFMRKGYTKTSMQDLTQATGLHPGSIYCAFSNKRGLLIAAIEQYQQDRNEQFKLIFSNTRPVLNNLKNYLDNVVVECISCDSQQACLLTKALNEIAEQDDEIQHIISQNLQLWQNALTAQFELATSQGILQGELNSEQRAQYLMMGIYGLRTFAHTHPQAEILQQLANKLFDDVCR